The following proteins are encoded in a genomic region of Arthrobacter jiangjiafuii:
- a CDS encoding PspC domain-containing protein produces the protein MNRFFTILRSSPIKRTKGLAGGVCAGLAAHFGWDVSLVRIAVLLSFLLPFVGIWTYLAAWLLLPKADGSIALESLVGNRR, from the coding sequence ATGAACCGTTTTTTCACCATTCTGCGTTCCTCGCCCATCAAGCGGACCAAAGGCTTGGCCGGCGGCGTCTGCGCCGGTCTCGCAGCCCATTTCGGCTGGGATGTCTCCCTGGTCCGGATAGCCGTGCTGTTGAGCTTCCTGCTCCCCTTCGTGGGGATCTGGACCTATCTGGCGGCCTGGCTGCTGCTGCCCAAGGCCGATGGCAGCATCGCCCTGGAAAGCCTCGTCGGTAACCGCCGCTAG
- a CDS encoding PspC domain-containing protein — MTSHPSENGAGDNRQPAAPHGDTPTQPLPPHGDNPTQPLPPQTPAGHPQGFFAWIRSLGIVRGSDRWVGGVASGIAARTGLDPILVRGVLVVLGLFGVGTLLYGLAWAFLPEPDGRIHAEEAVRGTWSTGTTGALVACILGAGSPSLFWADDGLLGGLFWMLFWLTGAGLLVYWLTTRSHRTDTVKGTAAKDKPFAQVPSPYDYSASHPYPAKPVPGMAYPAPGMAYPDRPAPVPVPAKPRTTPTGSQVALVLGAVLLGLGTVLALDYANLIHLDSPVAAALAAAAVVNGLGIVVLGAMGRSSGVLGLTAVVALIGAGVAGTNLGTYANVVVANQADWTPDPSHPATEGYTLAAVDGQLDLRYLSNESRSGVVVPVSVAASDLTILVPDDIPVLIRTDMLAGNVEIDDGVSVTESGSIWRSSDQRLNDADGEPVVVHIKGVASNVLVTVNESDLDR, encoded by the coding sequence ATGACCTCGCATCCATCAGAGAACGGCGCCGGCGACAACCGGCAGCCGGCCGCCCCGCACGGGGACACTCCCACCCAGCCACTTCCGCCGCATGGGGACAATCCCACCCAGCCACTTCCACCGCAAACCCCCGCCGGCCATCCACAGGGCTTTTTTGCCTGGATCCGCTCCCTGGGCATTGTCCGCGGCTCCGACCGCTGGGTGGGCGGCGTCGCATCCGGCATCGCGGCCCGGACCGGGCTGGACCCCATCCTGGTCCGCGGCGTTCTTGTCGTCCTGGGCCTGTTCGGCGTCGGCACCCTGCTCTACGGCCTGGCCTGGGCCTTCCTGCCGGAACCGGACGGCCGCATCCACGCCGAGGAGGCAGTGCGCGGCACCTGGTCCACCGGCACCACCGGCGCCCTCGTCGCCTGCATCCTGGGCGCCGGCAGCCCGAGCCTTTTCTGGGCCGACGACGGACTGCTGGGCGGACTGTTCTGGATGCTGTTCTGGCTGACGGGCGCTGGCCTGTTGGTCTACTGGCTGACCACCCGTTCCCACCGCACCGACACGGTGAAGGGCACCGCTGCGAAGGATAAGCCCTTCGCACAGGTACCGTCCCCCTACGACTATTCCGCGTCCCATCCGTATCCCGCCAAGCCGGTCCCGGGCATGGCCTACCCGGCACCGGGCATGGCCTACCCGGACCGCCCGGCTCCGGTTCCCGTACCGGCCAAGCCGCGTACCACTCCCACCGGCTCCCAGGTCGCCCTGGTCCTTGGTGCGGTACTGCTGGGCCTGGGAACCGTTCTGGCCCTGGACTACGCCAACCTCATCCACCTCGATTCCCCGGTGGCAGCCGCACTGGCAGCGGCGGCAGTGGTCAACGGCCTGGGCATCGTGGTGCTCGGGGCCATGGGGCGTTCCTCCGGTGTCCTGGGCCTGACGGCCGTCGTCGCGCTCATTGGTGCCGGGGTTGCCGGAACCAACCTTGGAACGTACGCGAATGTGGTGGTGGCCAACCAGGCCGACTGGACCCCTGACCCTTCCCATCCGGCGACGGAGGGCTATACGCTCGCAGCCGTCGACGGCCAGCTGGATCTGCGGTATCTCTCGAACGAGTCACGATCAGGGGTCGTGGTGCCGGTGAGCGTGGCGGCCAGCGATCTCACCATCCTGGTGCCGGACGATATTCCGGTGCTGATCCGCACCGACATGCTGGCCGGCAACGTGGAGATCGACGACGGCGTCTCCGTCACCGAATCCGGCAGCATCTGGCGCTCCTCAGACCAGCGGCTGAACGACGCAGACGGGGAACCCGTAGTGGTGCATATCAAGGGAGTTGCCAGCAACGTGCTGGTGACCGTGAATGAAAGCGATCTGGACCGATGA
- a CDS encoding pyridoxal phosphate-dependent aminotransferase, whose product MPSTGRISERIASIAESATLAVDAKAKALKAAGRPVIGFGAGEPDFPTPSYIVDAAVEAARTPRFHRYSPAGGLPELKKAIAEKTLRDSGYSVDPSQVLVTNGGKQAVYEAFATLLNPGDEVLLPAPYWTTYPEAIRLAGGVPVEVFAGPEQGYMVTVEQLEAARTERTKLLLFCSPSNPTGAVYPAEQVAAIGQWAAGHGLWVVTDEIYEHLTYDGVKSTSIATAAPELGDKVVVLNGVAKTYAMTGWRVGWMIAAPDVIKAATNLQSHLSSNVANVSQMAALAAVSGPLTAVDEMKTAFDRRRKAMVSALNSIDGVVCPMPEGAFYAYADVRGLLGREFPGAAGPVRPQTSAELAALILETVEVAVVPGEAFGPSGYLRLSYALGDEDLAVGMGRLQEFLGQAK is encoded by the coding sequence ATGCCTTCCACCGGCCGTATTTCAGAGCGCATCGCCTCCATCGCGGAGTCAGCCACCCTTGCCGTAGACGCCAAGGCGAAGGCCCTCAAGGCCGCGGGCAGGCCCGTGATCGGCTTTGGTGCCGGCGAGCCGGACTTTCCCACGCCGTCCTACATTGTGGACGCCGCGGTCGAGGCTGCGCGCACCCCGCGCTTCCACCGCTACTCCCCCGCCGGCGGACTGCCGGAACTGAAGAAGGCCATAGCGGAGAAGACCCTGCGCGACTCGGGCTACAGCGTGGATCCGTCCCAGGTGCTGGTTACCAACGGCGGCAAGCAGGCGGTCTACGAAGCCTTCGCAACCCTGCTTAATCCCGGTGATGAAGTCCTGCTCCCGGCGCCCTACTGGACCACCTACCCCGAGGCCATCCGCCTGGCCGGCGGCGTTCCGGTGGAGGTGTTCGCCGGACCAGAGCAGGGATACATGGTCACGGTGGAGCAGCTGGAAGCCGCCCGCACCGAGCGGACCAAGCTGCTGCTGTTCTGCTCGCCGTCCAATCCCACGGGCGCCGTCTACCCCGCCGAGCAGGTGGCGGCCATCGGCCAGTGGGCCGCCGGGCACGGATTGTGGGTGGTCACCGATGAGATCTACGAGCACCTGACGTACGACGGCGTGAAGTCCACCTCCATTGCCACGGCGGCTCCGGAGCTGGGCGACAAGGTGGTGGTCCTGAACGGCGTAGCCAAGACCTATGCGATGACCGGCTGGCGGGTGGGCTGGATGATCGCCGCCCCGGACGTGATCAAGGCAGCCACCAACCTGCAGTCGCACCTGTCCTCGAATGTGGCCAACGTGTCGCAGATGGCTGCCCTGGCCGCGGTCTCCGGCCCGCTGACCGCCGTGGACGAGATGAAGACGGCCTTCGACCGCCGCCGCAAGGCGATGGTGTCGGCGCTGAACTCGATCGACGGCGTCGTCTGCCCCATGCCCGAAGGCGCGTTCTACGCCTATGCCGACGTGCGCGGCCTGCTCGGCCGGGAATTCCCGGGAGCAGCCGGTCCGGTCCGCCCCCAGACCTCCGCCGAGCTGGCGGCACTGATCCTGGAAACGGTGGAGGTGGCAGTTGTTCCCGGCGAGGCATTCGGCCCGTCGGGTTACCTGCGCCTGTCCTACGCCCTGGGCGATGAGGACCTTGCCGTGGGCATGGGCCGGCTGCAGGAGTTCCTCGGCCAGGCCAAGTAG
- a CDS encoding YgfZ/GcvT domain-containing protein: MTYVSPLLSRHGAVEAGGPDAGVASHYGDPLREQRDLARGTAVVDLSYRGVVTVSGPDRLSWLNTLSSQQVASLQPGASSELLLLSVQGRIEHDARIIDDGETAWLLVEAAEAPVLAQWLDRMKFMLRVEVADVSSDWAVAGSVTPVPAWAQYQCWTDPWPNIGPGGFAYTGVPEDSHPGRDRPWHEYLIPAAKFAQAIEASGRSLAGTMASEALRIAAWRPRLGAETDDKTIPHELDLIRTAVHLAKGCYKGQETVARVHNLGHPPRRLVFLQLDGSQHTLPAPGSEVLLGERKVGTVTSVAQHYEMGAVALAVVKRSVDPSATLVVNDDGEPYAAAQEIIVAPDAGQVVGRAGGFLRPPR; encoded by the coding sequence ATGACTTATGTGAGCCCCCTTTTGTCCCGCCACGGTGCGGTTGAAGCCGGCGGCCCCGATGCCGGCGTTGCGTCCCACTACGGCGATCCGCTGCGCGAGCAGCGCGACCTCGCCCGTGGCACGGCCGTGGTGGACCTGTCCTACCGCGGCGTCGTCACTGTCAGCGGACCCGACCGTCTGAGCTGGCTGAACACGCTTTCCTCCCAGCAGGTGGCCAGCCTGCAGCCCGGTGCGAGCTCGGAACTGCTGCTGCTCAGCGTCCAGGGCCGGATTGAGCACGACGCACGGATCATCGACGACGGCGAGACGGCCTGGCTGCTGGTGGAAGCTGCCGAGGCACCGGTGCTGGCGCAGTGGCTGGACCGGATGAAGTTCATGCTCCGGGTCGAGGTCGCAGACGTCAGCAGCGACTGGGCGGTGGCAGGCAGCGTGACTCCGGTGCCGGCCTGGGCACAGTACCAGTGCTGGACCGATCCCTGGCCCAACATCGGGCCCGGCGGCTTTGCCTACACCGGGGTGCCTGAAGACTCGCATCCCGGCCGTGACCGGCCCTGGCACGAGTACCTGATTCCTGCCGCTAAATTCGCCCAGGCCATAGAGGCGTCCGGCCGCTCCCTGGCCGGAACCATGGCATCGGAGGCGCTGCGGATTGCCGCCTGGCGCCCACGGCTGGGGGCCGAGACCGACGACAAGACCATTCCGCACGAACTGGACCTGATCCGTACCGCCGTACATCTGGCCAAGGGTTGCTACAAGGGCCAGGAAACTGTGGCCCGGGTCCACAATCTGGGCCACCCGCCGCGCCGGCTGGTGTTCCTGCAGCTGGACGGCTCGCAGCACACACTGCCGGCCCCGGGCAGCGAGGTGCTGCTGGGGGAGCGGAAGGTCGGGACGGTGACCTCCGTGGCCCAGCACTACGAGATGGGCGCTGTTGCCCTTGCCGTGGTGAAGCGCTCGGTTGACCCGTCCGCCACCCTGGTGGTGAACGACGACGGCGAGCCCTACGCCGCAGCCCAGGAAATCATCGTTGCGCCGGACGCCGGGCAGGTTGTTGGCCGCGCCGGCGGTTTCCTCCGTCCGCCCCGCTGA
- a CDS encoding GNAT family N-acetyltransferase gives MNLDPGTIAIIQLAWSRRLGLADDALSGAPEGRRIYSLQERTGRVSFVKLFGREVFCGPEWAADRARGKSADELSRHSALASLAVEYGGRTVGSEHLCFADSFPGPVEPDEDVAVAEDHDLAVALERLCPPDDVAEASLAGKETLFIVVDDSLAEPVPLAGAGFSVRDGILADLSTLTAPTARMRGLGRYVTSIAVEEAMAAGLIPQFRAPLDNIGAARTAAGAGFVAVGVRSEVQLAG, from the coding sequence ATGAACTTGGATCCGGGAACGATCGCGATCATCCAGCTCGCCTGGTCCCGCCGCCTCGGCCTGGCTGACGATGCCCTGTCCGGTGCGCCGGAGGGCAGGCGCATTTACAGCCTCCAGGAGAGGACCGGACGGGTCTCCTTTGTGAAGCTCTTCGGGCGCGAGGTGTTCTGCGGCCCCGAGTGGGCTGCCGACCGTGCGCGCGGCAAAAGCGCCGACGAGCTGAGCCGCCACAGCGCACTGGCCAGTCTGGCCGTGGAGTACGGCGGCCGCACGGTTGGCTCCGAGCACCTGTGTTTCGCTGACTCCTTCCCCGGGCCGGTGGAGCCGGACGAGGACGTTGCCGTGGCCGAGGACCATGACCTGGCCGTTGCGTTGGAGCGTTTGTGCCCGCCCGACGACGTCGCCGAGGCCAGCCTGGCCGGCAAGGAGACGCTGTTCATCGTGGTGGATGACAGCTTGGCGGAGCCGGTTCCGCTGGCCGGAGCCGGGTTCAGCGTGCGCGACGGAATCCTCGCGGACCTCTCCACCCTGACCGCTCCCACCGCCCGGATGCGCGGACTGGGCCGCTATGTCACCTCGATTGCGGTAGAGGAAGCCATGGCAGCGGGCCTGATTCCGCAGTTCCGCGCGCCGCTGGACAACATCGGGGCCGCCCGCACCGCTGCCGGAGCCGGCTTTGTCGCCGTCGGCGTGCGCTCCGAGGTCCAGCTGGCCGGCTAG
- the mshD gene encoding mycothiol synthase: protein MRDERVMPWPVALSKGTPEPELLASIRELAAAANDADGNPPLSEQTLVDLRSPETDPDTLLVFATYANDDSSDPSATQALAGVAVLVRDAVGGPGVLELVVHPAFRSKGVGSALASAIRDYLQTSAAPAPQAWSHGNHEAAVELAARFGYRPVRELLRLRLTRGDDNLPDTTLPDGVSVRAFRPGADEDAWLAANAAAFAHHPEQGGMTRADLQARMAEDWFDPEGFLLAVRDDDGAILGFHWTKVHAGAGGHPPMGEVYVVGVVPEAQGLGLGKTLTVAGIRHLQDAGLRAIMLYVDADNEPAMALYRRLGFVRWDTDVMYAAG, encoded by the coding sequence ATGAGAGACGAACGCGTAATGCCCTGGCCCGTAGCGCTCAGCAAGGGAACACCGGAGCCCGAACTGCTGGCCTCCATCCGCGAATTGGCAGCTGCCGCCAATGACGCCGACGGCAACCCGCCGCTCTCGGAGCAGACCCTGGTGGACCTGCGCTCCCCCGAAACCGACCCGGACACCCTGCTGGTTTTCGCCACCTACGCCAACGACGATTCTTCCGATCCCTCCGCCACCCAGGCCCTGGCCGGCGTCGCAGTGCTCGTCCGGGATGCGGTCGGCGGTCCCGGGGTGCTGGAACTGGTGGTGCATCCGGCTTTCCGGAGCAAGGGCGTGGGCAGTGCGCTGGCCTCCGCCATTCGCGATTACCTGCAGACCTCAGCTGCCCCGGCACCCCAGGCCTGGTCGCACGGGAACCATGAGGCCGCCGTCGAACTCGCTGCGCGCTTTGGCTACCGGCCGGTCCGTGAGCTCCTGCGCCTGCGCCTGACCCGCGGCGATGACAACCTGCCCGACACCACGCTGCCGGACGGGGTCTCGGTCCGCGCGTTCCGGCCCGGGGCGGACGAGGACGCCTGGCTCGCCGCAAACGCTGCCGCCTTTGCCCACCATCCCGAGCAGGGCGGCATGACCCGAGCCGACCTGCAGGCGCGCATGGCCGAGGACTGGTTTGATCCCGAGGGGTTCCTGCTGGCCGTCCGGGATGACGACGGCGCGATCCTGGGCTTCCACTGGACCAAGGTGCATGCCGGCGCCGGCGGCCACCCGCCCATGGGCGAGGTGTATGTGGTGGGGGTCGTCCCCGAAGCGCAGGGCCTGGGACTGGGCAAGACGCTGACCGTGGCCGGCATCCGGCATCTGCAGGACGCCGGGCTGCGGGCGATCATGCTTTACGTCGACGCCGACAACGAGCCGGCCATGGCGCTGTACCGGCGGCTGGGCTTTGTCCGCTGGGACACCGACGTGATGTACGCGGCCGGTTGA
- a CDS encoding winged helix-turn-helix transcriptional regulator: protein MSHILLLTNSLGPSADVLPALGLLNHKVQVVPAEPTALLETDPSDVVLVDARRDLVGARSLTQLLKATGLGTPLVLILTEGGMAAVAANWLADDVILDSAGPAELEARLRLMAARANASAADSSTEIRASGVVIDEASYTARVNGTALNLTYKEFELLKYLAQHPGRVFTRDQLLHEVWGYDYYGGTRTVDVHVRRLRAKLGADHENLIGTVRNVGYRFTRARLAEDPAAAASQEA from the coding sequence ATGTCGCACATTTTGCTACTGACCAACAGTTTGGGTCCCTCGGCGGATGTGCTTCCGGCGCTGGGATTACTGAACCACAAGGTCCAGGTTGTCCCCGCGGAGCCCACTGCCCTGCTGGAGACCGACCCCAGTGACGTCGTCCTGGTCGATGCCCGCCGGGACCTCGTGGGTGCGCGGTCCCTGACCCAGCTGCTGAAGGCCACCGGGCTGGGCACACCCCTGGTGCTGATCCTGACCGAGGGCGGGATGGCGGCAGTGGCCGCCAACTGGCTCGCCGACGACGTCATCCTCGACTCCGCCGGCCCCGCAGAGCTCGAGGCCCGGCTGCGCCTGATGGCTGCGCGGGCCAACGCCTCAGCAGCGGATTCCAGCACCGAAATCCGGGCCTCCGGTGTCGTGATTGACGAAGCCAGCTACACCGCCCGCGTCAACGGCACGGCACTGAACCTGACCTACAAGGAATTCGAACTCCTGAAGTACCTGGCACAGCATCCGGGCCGGGTGTTTACCCGGGACCAGCTGCTGCACGAGGTCTGGGGCTACGACTATTACGGCGGCACCCGCACGGTGGACGTCCACGTGCGCCGGCTGCGGGCGAAGCTGGGCGCCGACCACGAGAATCTGATCGGGACCGTCCGCAATGTGGGCTACCGCTTCACCCGTGCCCGCCTGGCCGAGGACCCCGCGGCCGCGGCCAGCCAAGAGGCCTGA
- a CDS encoding ATP-binding protein has translation MKPPLLRTENGLVAGVCTGLAGHLGWSVNLVRALMVALTLAGGAGLVLYAWLWILVPTADEAASGTAAARNPRSVAENFAAYLSSQPAPGPHPGDGNGDGRAAGASQPPGQPSGAAASGRWFDAAGNKDVLAGLALLALAAVFIAPRFGADLNWQLLFPAGVIVVGAVLAWSQLDDTRRAGLLSRAGANRTSGALRLAAGLLLVVIGVLLMVSGAFTWDVLVSGLLASAAVLAGVGLVFAPWAVKHWRDLEAERSGRIRERERAEIAAHLHDSVLQTLALIQNRAGSEQDVVRLARAQERELRRWLYADDPRATGQLADAVTAVAAQVEDEYGYPVEVVSVGNMPLDASTDALVLAARAALLNAAQHAGGPVSVYMECTPEKAEIFIRDRGPGFDQQAVPPDRLGVRESIVGRMRRHGGTAVVRSGAEGTEVRLTLPLSRQPQPQQPQSPQSQSQQNPV, from the coding sequence ATGAAGCCACCCCTGCTCCGCACAGAAAACGGCCTGGTTGCCGGCGTGTGCACCGGTCTGGCCGGCCACCTGGGCTGGTCGGTGAACCTGGTCCGCGCCCTCATGGTGGCGTTGACGCTGGCCGGGGGCGCGGGACTTGTGCTGTATGCCTGGCTATGGATCCTGGTGCCGACCGCGGACGAAGCAGCCTCAGGCACCGCTGCGGCAAGGAATCCGAGGAGCGTGGCGGAGAATTTTGCCGCCTACCTGTCCAGCCAGCCGGCTCCCGGCCCTCATCCCGGGGACGGGAACGGCGACGGAAGGGCCGCGGGCGCCAGCCAACCGCCCGGCCAACCGTCCGGCGCCGCCGCCAGCGGCCGCTGGTTCGACGCCGCAGGCAACAAGGATGTCCTGGCCGGGTTGGCGCTGCTGGCCCTCGCCGCCGTTTTTATTGCCCCACGGTTCGGTGCGGACCTGAACTGGCAGCTGCTGTTTCCTGCCGGAGTGATCGTCGTGGGCGCTGTCCTGGCCTGGTCCCAGCTCGACGACACCCGACGGGCCGGACTGCTCAGCCGCGCAGGCGCGAACCGCACCTCCGGTGCGCTTCGGCTGGCGGCCGGACTCCTTCTGGTGGTCATCGGAGTCCTTTTGATGGTTTCCGGGGCGTTCACCTGGGACGTGCTGGTTTCCGGGCTGCTGGCGTCCGCCGCAGTCCTGGCCGGTGTGGGGCTGGTCTTTGCGCCGTGGGCCGTGAAGCACTGGCGCGACCTGGAAGCGGAAAGGTCGGGCCGGATCCGTGAGCGTGAACGGGCCGAGATCGCGGCGCACCTGCATGATTCGGTGCTGCAGACCCTGGCCCTGATCCAGAACCGTGCAGGGTCCGAGCAAGATGTCGTCCGTCTGGCCCGGGCCCAGGAGCGCGAACTGCGGCGCTGGCTCTATGCCGACGATCCGCGGGCCACCGGGCAGCTCGCCGACGCCGTCACCGCCGTCGCTGCGCAGGTCGAGGACGAATACGGCTACCCGGTGGAAGTTGTGTCGGTAGGCAACATGCCATTGGATGCTTCAACCGACGCTTTGGTGCTGGCTGCCCGGGCAGCGCTGCTCAATGCTGCCCAGCACGCGGGCGGACCGGTGTCGGTCTATATGGAGTGCACGCCCGAGAAGGCCGAGATTTTCATCCGTGACCGCGGGCCCGGGTTCGATCAGCAGGCGGTGCCGCCGGACCGGCTCGGCGTCCGCGAGTCCATCGTGGGCCGGATGCGCCGCCACGGCGGCACCGCCGTCGTCCGCAGCGGGGCAGAAGGCACCGAAGTCCGGCTGACGCTCCCGCTGTCCCGGCAGCCCCAGCCTCAGCAGCCCCAGTCCCCGCAGTCCCAATCCCAGCAAAACCCGGTATGA
- a CDS encoding 6-phosphofructokinase, protein MKIGILTSGGDCPGLNAVIRGAVLKGIKVHNQEFVGFLDGWRGVVDGDIVDLPRTRVRGISKQGGTILGTSRTNPFEGPNGGPEKIKATMDRLGIDAIIAIGGEGTLAAAQRLTDAGLNIVGVPKTVDNDLDATDYTFGFDTAVQIATEAIDRLRTTGESHHRCMVAEVMGRHVGWIALHSGMAAGAHAILIPENPQSLDQIAEWVTQARDRGRAPLVVVAEGFVTTDMESPHSERGLDAFGRPRLGGIGELLAPEIEARTGIETRATVLGHIQRGGVPSAFDRVLATRLGMAAIDSVLNGLWGSMVALHGTDIVHVGFEKALDNLKTVPQHRYDEAAILFG, encoded by the coding sequence ATGAAGATCGGCATCCTAACCAGCGGCGGAGACTGCCCCGGACTTAACGCAGTGATCCGGGGGGCTGTCCTGAAAGGGATCAAGGTCCACAATCAGGAGTTCGTCGGGTTCCTGGACGGGTGGCGGGGCGTCGTCGACGGCGACATCGTCGACCTCCCCCGGACGAGGGTCCGCGGCATTTCCAAGCAGGGCGGCACCATTCTGGGCACCTCCCGGACCAACCCCTTCGAGGGCCCCAACGGCGGCCCCGAGAAGATCAAGGCCACCATGGACCGGCTCGGTATCGACGCCATCATCGCGATCGGCGGTGAAGGTACCCTCGCCGCCGCGCAGCGCCTCACCGATGCCGGACTGAATATCGTTGGCGTGCCGAAGACCGTGGACAACGACCTCGACGCCACCGACTACACGTTCGGCTTTGATACGGCCGTGCAGATCGCCACCGAGGCCATCGACCGGCTGCGCACCACGGGCGAGTCCCACCACCGCTGCATGGTGGCCGAGGTCATGGGCCGCCACGTCGGCTGGATTGCCCTGCACTCGGGCATGGCCGCCGGCGCCCACGCCATCCTGATCCCGGAAAATCCGCAGAGCCTGGACCAGATTGCCGAATGGGTGACCCAGGCCCGCGACCGTGGCCGCGCCCCGCTGGTGGTTGTCGCCGAGGGCTTCGTCACCACCGACATGGAGTCGCCCCACTCCGAGCGCGGGCTGGACGCCTTCGGCCGCCCCCGCCTCGGCGGCATCGGAGAGCTCCTGGCCCCGGAGATCGAGGCCCGCACCGGCATCGAGACCCGCGCCACGGTCCTGGGACATATCCAGCGCGGCGGCGTACCCAGTGCCTTTGACCGCGTGCTGGCCACCCGGCTCGGCATGGCAGCCATTGATTCGGTCCTCAACGGGCTGTGGGGCAGCATGGTGGCGCTGCACGGCACCGACATTGTGCACGTGGGGTTCGAAAAGGCGCTGGACAACCTGAAAACCGTTCCGCAGCACCGCTACGACGAAGCGGCCATCCTGTTCGGCTAG
- a CDS encoding LuxR C-terminal-related transcriptional regulator, whose translation MTPGTINVVVVDDHAIFRSGLKADLDGRLQVVAEADTVESAVAAIRAHRPAVVLLDVHLPGGVGGGGAEVIAGCADLLGSTRFLALSVSDSAEDVVTVIRAGARGYVTKTISGPEISDAVARVAGGDAVFSPRLAGFVLDAFGTAAVAAVEDELDRLSARELEVMRLIARGYSYKEVARELFISVKTVETHVSAVLRKLQLSSRHELTRWAADRRLL comes from the coding sequence ATGACACCCGGCACCATCAACGTTGTGGTCGTGGATGACCACGCCATTTTCCGGTCCGGGCTGAAGGCGGACCTGGACGGGCGGCTGCAGGTCGTCGCCGAGGCCGACACGGTGGAATCGGCGGTTGCCGCAATCCGCGCCCACCGTCCCGCCGTGGTGCTTTTGGACGTCCACCTGCCCGGCGGCGTCGGCGGCGGCGGGGCTGAAGTGATCGCCGGGTGCGCGGACCTGCTGGGCAGCACCCGGTTCCTCGCGCTCAGCGTTTCAGATTCAGCGGAAGACGTGGTGACCGTGATCCGCGCGGGGGCACGGGGCTACGTCACCAAGACCATTTCCGGCCCGGAAATTTCCGACGCCGTGGCCCGGGTGGCCGGGGGAGATGCGGTCTTCTCCCCGCGGCTGGCCGGATTCGTCCTGGATGCTTTTGGCACGGCCGCCGTGGCAGCGGTCGAAGACGAACTGGACCGCCTCTCCGCCCGGGAGCTCGAAGTGATGCGGCTGATCGCGCGCGGCTACAGCTACAAGGAAGTCGCCCGGGAACTGTTCATCTCGGTGAAGACCGTGGAAACCCACGTCTCGGCCGTACTCCGGAAGCTCCAGCTCTCCAGCCGGCATGAGCTCACCCGGTGGGCCGCCGACCGCCGGCTGCTTTAG
- a CDS encoding ankyrin repeat domain-containing protein, whose protein sequence is MTDPARPAGSAADPSPDVPDAAATAEAADPRMLELAESLFEAARSGDIELLRSYLDAGVPVSLTNAAGDSLLMLAAYHGHAGLAALLVERGADVNTLNDRGQSPLAGAVFKGYADVVRVLVAAGADADSGNPSARATAQYFARPELLELL, encoded by the coding sequence ATGACTGATCCCGCCCGCCCCGCCGGTTCCGCCGCAGATCCCAGCCCGGATGTACCGGACGCCGCGGCGACCGCCGAAGCTGCAGACCCGCGGATGCTTGAGCTGGCGGAGAGCCTGTTCGAAGCCGCCCGCTCCGGCGACATTGAGCTGCTGCGGAGTTATTTGGATGCCGGGGTGCCGGTGTCGCTTACCAACGCGGCCGGAGACAGCCTGCTGATGCTGGCTGCCTATCACGGGCATGCGGGCCTGGCCGCTCTCCTGGTGGAGCGCGGTGCCGATGTGAATACGCTCAATGACCGGGGTCAGTCGCCGCTGGCCGGCGCCGTGTTCAAGGGTTACGCCGATGTGGTGCGCGTGCTGGTGGCCGCGGGCGCCGATGCGGACAGCGGCAATCCGTCAGCCCGGGCCACGGCGCAGTACTTCGCCCGGCCGGAGCTCCTGGAACTGCTGTAG
- a CDS encoding FABP family protein, whose protein sequence is MPMEIPTDLTPELVPLSWLLGVWEGSGRLGEGEADSEYFTQRVTFSENGLPYLQYSAESWLTDEEGTVLRPLAVETGFWALDRPLNDADGGPGLMPADIVPALRSADEVEKLRNDTGGFDITATIVHPGGIAELYYGTIKGPQISLSTDVVMRGVNSKEYTAATRIFGLVNGDLYWRWDVAAGGSPLQAHASAILKKTS, encoded by the coding sequence ATGCCCATGGAGATCCCCACCGATCTGACCCCTGAACTGGTGCCGCTGTCGTGGCTGCTGGGTGTCTGGGAAGGCTCCGGCCGCCTGGGCGAGGGCGAAGCCGACTCCGAGTACTTCACCCAGCGCGTCACCTTCAGCGAGAACGGGCTGCCTTACCTGCAGTATTCAGCGGAAAGCTGGCTCACGGACGAGGAAGGCACAGTCCTGCGCCCGCTCGCCGTCGAGACCGGATTCTGGGCGCTTGACCGCCCCCTGAACGACGCCGACGGCGGCCCCGGCCTGATGCCCGCCGACATCGTGCCGGCCCTGCGCAGCGCCGACGAGGTCGAAAAGCTCCGCAACGACACGGGCGGCTTCGACATCACCGCCACCATCGTGCACCCCGGCGGCATCGCCGAGCTCTACTACGGGACGATCAAGGGCCCGCAGATCTCGCTGAGCACCGACGTGGTGATGCGCGGCGTGAATTCCAAGGAATACACCGCCGCCACCCGGATCTTCGGCCTGGTCAACGGAGACCTGTACTGGCGCTGGGACGTCGCCGCCGGCGGCAGCCCGCTGCAGGCCCACGCCTCGGCCATTCTCAAGAAAACCTCCTGA